One Desulfitibacter sp. BRH_c19 genomic region harbors:
- a CDS encoding sporulation sigma factor SigE (sigma-29; sigma factors are initiation factors that promote the attachment of RNA polymerase to specific initiation sites and are then released; this sigma factor is responsible for the expression of sporulation specific genes and is expressed in the mother cell at the onset of sporulation), with the protein MKKLLQLRWNIKIKLLNLLIRLKLHPEVHYVGSSEALPPPLSNDEEKYLIDKLEEGDRAVKSILIERNLRLVVYIARKFENTGVGIEDLVSIGTIGLIKAVNTFDPKKKIKLATYASRCIENEILMHLRRNNKTKTEVSFDEPLNIDWDGNELLLSDVLGTENDIIYRSIEEEVDRKLLYAAMKKLNPREKKIMEFRFGLMDGTEKTQKEVADILGISQSYISRLEKRIIKRLRKEFRKLE; encoded by the coding sequence ATGAAGAAACTTTTACAACTTCGCTGGAACATAAAAATAAAGTTACTAAATTTGTTAATAAGACTTAAACTGCACCCGGAAGTACATTATGTGGGAAGTAGTGAAGCATTACCCCCGCCCCTATCAAATGATGAGGAAAAGTATTTAATAGATAAGCTTGAAGAAGGCGATAGAGCTGTAAAGAGTATTCTAATAGAACGTAACCTGCGTCTAGTAGTGTATATTGCTAGAAAGTTTGAAAATACAGGTGTAGGAATTGAAGACCTAGTGTCAATAGGGACTATAGGTTTAATTAAGGCAGTCAATACCTTTGATCCAAAGAAAAAGATAAAACTTGCCACCTATGCATCAAGATGCATTGAAAATGAGATATTGATGCATTTGAGAAGAAATAATAAGACAAAAACAGAGGTTTCCTTTGATGAGCCTCTTAATATAGACTGGGATGGTAATGAATTATTATTATCAGATGTTCTGGGAACTGAAAATGATATTATTTATAGATCAATTGAAGAAGAGGTTGATAGAAAACTACTCTATGCCGCTATGAAAAAACTAAACCCCAGGGAAAAAAAGATAATGGAATTTAGATTTGGATTGATGGATGGGACAGAAAAGACGCAAAAGGAAGTGGCAGACATTCTGGGTATATCTCAGTCATATATATCTAGACTCGAAAAAAGAATAATTAAACGTTTGCGAAAAGAGTTTCGGAAACTAGAATAA
- a CDS encoding RNA polymerase sigma-G factor (sigma factors are initiation factors that promote the attachment of RNA polymerase to specific initiation sites and are then released; this sigma factor is responsible for the expression of sporulation specific genes and is expressed after engulfment; this factor is involved in the transcription of small acid-soluble proteins involved in protecting the forespore chromatin), protein MIANKVEICGVNTSKLPVLKNKVMRELFIEIQNGNEEAREKLVNGNLRLVLSVIQRFTNRGEYVDDLFQVGCIGLMKAIDNFDLSQNVKFSTYAVPMIIGEIRRYLRDNNPIRVSRSLRDIAYKALQVRDSLVSRNSREPSINEISQALEVPREQIIFALDAIQEPISLFEPIYHDGGDPIFVMDQIGDEKNNDNSWLERIAVKEALNKLNNREKHILTLRFFDGKTQMEVADEVGISQAQVSRLEKAALHHMRKYVQVNNKEV, encoded by the coding sequence TTGATCGCAAATAAGGTTGAGATTTGTGGTGTAAATACTTCCAAATTACCTGTATTAAAAAACAAAGTAATGAGAGAACTATTTATAGAAATCCAAAACGGTAATGAAGAAGCTAGAGAAAAACTTGTTAATGGAAACCTACGATTAGTGCTAAGTGTTATCCAAAGGTTTACCAACAGAGGAGAATATGTAGACGATCTATTTCAGGTTGGATGCATTGGTCTAATGAAGGCAATAGACAATTTTGATTTAAGTCAAAATGTTAAGTTTTCTACATATGCAGTACCAATGATAATTGGGGAAATCAGGAGATATCTTCGTGACAATAATCCAATAAGGGTAAGCAGATCATTAAGAGACATTGCTTATAAAGCATTACAGGTAAGAGATTCCCTTGTAAGTAGGAATTCAAGGGAGCCTTCCATTAATGAAATTTCACAGGCTCTTGAAGTACCCAGAGAGCAGATTATATTTGCTTTAGACGCTATACAAGAACCCATCTCGTTATTTGAACCTATCTATCATGATGGTGGGGATCCCATATTTGTGATGGATCAAATAGGAGATGAAAAGAATAATGATAATAGTTGGTTGGAAAGAATTGCTGTTAAAGAAGCTCTTAATAAGCTTAATAACAGGGAGAAACATATTCTGACTCTTAGATTTTTTGATGGTAAGACTCAGATGGAAGTAGCTGATGAGGTTGGAATTTCTCAAGCACAGGTATCTAGGCTTGAAAAGGCAGCACTACATCATATGCGGAAATACGTGCAAGTGAATAACAAAGAAGTTTAG
- a CDS encoding hypothetical protein (ACT domain-containing protein) produces the protein MESSKIVITVVGKDRVGIIAAVTGVLADTHVNILDISQTIMQNFFTMILVADTNSTKIDYSDLLIRLEDTGNELGVKITVQREDVFNYMHRI, from the coding sequence ATGGAAAGCTCAAAAATTGTTATAACAGTTGTTGGAAAAGATAGAGTAGGTATTATAGCCGCAGTAACAGGGGTTTTGGCAGATACTCATGTAAATATTCTTGATATAAGCCAAACAATTATGCAGAACTTTTTTACAATGATTCTAGTGGCAGATACAAATAGTACTAAGATTGATTATAGTGATTTATTAATACGACTAGAAGATACGGGTAATGAACTTGGAGTTAAAATTACTGTACAAAGGGAAGATGTTTTTAATTATATGCACCGTATATAA
- a CDS encoding alanine racemase: protein MNNLLERLEHVKEIIKKSAVKGGNSPEHIKLIVVTKTVDADIIRQVIACGAEDIGENRVQNLLEKYESISEKVNWHFIGHLQSNKVKYLINKVSMIHSLDRESLANELEKQGKFFNYTFNCLVQVNISGENSKFGVSPKNVEGLLLKLSKLERINIQGLMTMAPFEANPDNTRFVFEGLRDLKHKLEALHIPRIELKYLSMGMSNDYEIALEEGANMIRIGSEIFGNM, encoded by the coding sequence TTGAACAATTTACTAGAGAGATTAGAACATGTTAAGGAAATAATAAAAAAAAGTGCAGTTAAAGGGGGAAATTCACCAGAGCATATTAAATTAATAGTAGTTACAAAAACTGTTGATGCAGATATTATAAGACAGGTAATTGCTTGTGGAGCAGAGGATATCGGTGAAAATAGAGTTCAAAATCTGTTAGAAAAATATGAGTCTATTTCTGAAAAAGTAAACTGGCACTTTATTGGGCATCTACAATCCAATAAAGTAAAATACTTAATAAATAAGGTATCAATGATCCATTCTTTAGATAGAGAAAGCTTAGCAAATGAGTTAGAGAAACAGGGAAAATTCTTTAATTATACATTTAATTGCCTTGTGCAGGTAAATATTTCTGGGGAAAATAGTAAATTTGGAGTTTCGCCCAAAAATGTAGAGGGCCTCTTGTTGAAATTATCAAAATTGGAGCGGATTAATATTCAGGGTTTGATGACGATGGCACCTTTTGAGGCTAACCCTGATAATACTCGTTTTGTTTTTGAAGGATTAAGAGATCTTAAACATAAGCTTGAGGCACTTCATATACCTAGAATTGAATTGAAGTATCTTTCAATGGGAATGAGTAATGACTATGAAATTGCTTTAGAAGAAGGGGCAAATATGATTCGCATTGGTTCCGAAATATTTGGAAATATGTAG
- a CDS encoding cell division protein FtsA has translation MPQNRIVVGLDVGSTKVTAVVGEITELGEIKVTGFGECPSNGLRKGIIVDIDGVARSIVQAVTSAERMSGQKILSVYVGVTGSHIYSVNNKGVVAVGNRDGEISVADVERVISASKVINLPIDKEIIHVIPRQYVVDGYDGVLDPVGMVGSRLEAEVSIIIGANASIQNLGKAVSRADLHVDGFVLNPLAASEAVLQPVERDLASVVVDIGGGTTEISLFDEDGLWFASVLPVGAYHVTSDLAVGLRIPLNQAEKIKMEHGCVLSNLMPDEEYVAISNLGGHENRKVSKKALASIIEPRMQEIFHMIKQEIKSSGFKGVIPAGLIFTGGGCLLDGIAELAAEQLDMPVRIGYPCNIGGMIDMVNNPKYATAIGLVIYASRRMVSEEVAVDNDNSFKSYFNSIKSWFKDLF, from the coding sequence TTGCCCCAAAATAGAATAGTAGTAGGATTAGACGTTGGAAGTACAAAAGTTACAGCAGTTGTAGGAGAAATAACTGAATTAGGTGAGATTAAAGTCACAGGGTTTGGTGAATGTCCATCAAATGGCTTGCGTAAAGGCATCATAGTAGATATTGATGGAGTGGCACGTTCTATTGTTCAGGCAGTTACATCTGCCGAGAGAATGAGCGGCCAAAAAATTCTATCAGTATATGTAGGAGTGACTGGTTCTCACATATATTCTGTTAATAACAAAGGTGTAGTGGCTGTTGGCAATAGGGATGGTGAAATCTCTGTAGCAGATGTAGAAAGGGTAATATCAGCATCTAAAGTAATAAACCTACCCATTGATAAGGAAATCATACATGTGATTCCTAGACAATATGTGGTTGATGGGTATGATGGGGTGTTAGATCCTGTAGGAATGGTAGGGTCAAGACTTGAAGCAGAGGTTAGTATTATTATAGGGGCAAATGCATCTATCCAAAATCTTGGCAAAGCGGTTTCAAGGGCAGATCTGCATGTAGACGGTTTTGTATTAAATCCGTTAGCAGCATCTGAAGCGGTATTGCAACCTGTAGAAAGAGATTTAGCATCTGTGGTTGTGGATATTGGTGGTGGAACCACAGAGATTTCTCTCTTTGATGAAGATGGTTTATGGTTTGCGTCTGTACTGCCAGTCGGTGCTTACCATGTAACTAGTGACTTGGCTGTAGGCTTAAGGATCCCTTTGAACCAAGCTGAAAAGATTAAAATGGAACATGGCTGTGTTCTTAGTAATCTGATGCCAGATGAAGAATATGTTGCTATATCCAATTTAGGTGGGCATGAAAACAGGAAAGTTTCAAAAAAGGCCTTAGCTAGTATTATTGAACCTAGGATGCAGGAAATATTTCATATGATAAAGCAAGAGATAAAATCATCCGGTTTTAAGGGTGTTATTCCAGCAGGGCTAATTTTTACTGGTGGAGGTTGCTTATTGGATGGAATTGCTGAACTCGCCGCTGAACAATTAGATATGCCTGTTAGGATAGGTTATCCATGTAATATTGGCGGTATGATAGATATGGTAAACAACCCCAAATATGCAACAGCTATCGGCCTGGTAATATATGCTTCACGTAGGATGGTTTCAGAGGAAGTTGCAGTAGATAACGATAACAGCTTTAAAAGTTATTTTAATAGTATTAAAAGCTGGTTTAAAGACTTATTTTAG
- a CDS encoding cell division protein FtsZ — translation MLELEQQEFNPFAKIKVIGVGGGGNNAVNRMISANLQGVDFICVNTDAQCLSLSQAQMKIQIGNKLTKGLGAGANPEIGKKAAEETRDEIVKSLQGADMVFVTAGMGGGTGTGAAPIVAEVAKEQGALTVGVVTRPFTFEGKKRAGQAEIGIEELKEKVDTLIIIPNDRLLQVADKNTSISDAFKIADDILRQGVQGISDLIAVPGLINLDFADVKTIMMDTGSALMGIGRASGDKRAAEAANMAISSPLLETSIEGAKGVLLNITGGNNLGLFEVNEVAEIISSAADPEANIIFGAVVDERLEDELRVTVIATGFDERRSPKESFTKEIEMKPFTGDDLDIPAFLRRK, via the coding sequence ATGTTAGAACTAGAACAACAAGAATTTAACCCATTTGCAAAGATTAAGGTTATTGGAGTAGGTGGCGGAGGTAATAATGCTGTTAATCGTATGATATCAGCCAATCTACAAGGAGTCGACTTTATTTGTGTAAATACAGATGCTCAGTGCTTAAGTCTTAGTCAAGCACAAATGAAGATTCAAATTGGAAATAAGCTTACAAAAGGCTTAGGTGCCGGTGCTAATCCAGAAATTGGTAAAAAAGCAGCTGAGGAAACACGAGATGAAATAGTAAAAAGCCTCCAAGGAGCGGATATGGTATTTGTTACGGCAGGTATGGGTGGAGGAACAGGAACAGGGGCAGCTCCAATTGTTGCAGAGGTAGCTAAAGAACAGGGTGCTTTAACTGTAGGAGTAGTAACCAGGCCATTTACATTTGAGGGCAAGAAAAGAGCAGGACAAGCAGAGATAGGTATTGAAGAATTAAAAGAGAAGGTAGATACACTCATAATAATTCCAAATGACAGGTTACTACAAGTTGCTGATAAGAATACTTCAATTTCAGATGCTTTCAAAATAGCAGACGATATATTAAGGCAAGGTGTTCAGGGTATATCAGATTTAATTGCAGTACCTGGATTAATTAATTTAGATTTCGCTGATGTTAAAACAATTATGATGGACACAGGGTCTGCTCTAATGGGTATTGGACGTGCTAGTGGTGATAAACGTGCTGCTGAAGCCGCTAATATGGCAATTTCAAGTCCACTATTGGAAACTTCAATAGAGGGTGCAAAGGGTGTATTGTTAAATATCACAGGAGGCAATAACCTTGGCTTATTTGAAGTTAATGAGGTGGCTGAAATAATTTCGTCTGCAGCAGATCCAGAAGCAAATATAATTTTTGGAGCAGTTGTGGATGAGAGATTAGAAGATGAGTTAAGGGTAACAGTAATAGCTACTGGTTTTGATGAGAGACGAAGTCCTAAAGAGAGTTTTACTAAAGAAATAGAGATGAAACCTTTTACAGGGGACGATCTTGATATTCCTGCATTTTTAAGAAGAAAGTAG
- a CDS encoding lipoprotein signal peptidase (lipoprotein signal peptidase; integral membrane protein that removes signal peptides from prolipoproteins during lipoprotein biosynthesis) → MFALTAFLIVIIDQLTKYFIIITMYPNETVPVIENIFHITFVRNPGAAFGILQNRMAFFILVTSLVILLLVGVYWKLAQKNVILTIALSLQLGGAVGNLIDRIRFSYVVDFLDFRIWPVFNVADMAIVIGVILLAWQLLTWQEQVG, encoded by the coding sequence ATATTTGCTTTAACTGCATTTCTTATTGTTATAATAGATCAGCTTACAAAATATTTCATTATAATTACAATGTATCCTAATGAAACAGTACCTGTAATAGAAAACATTTTTCATATTACTTTCGTAAGAAACCCAGGAGCCGCCTTTGGTATATTACAAAATAGAATGGCCTTTTTTATTCTTGTGACTTCTTTAGTTATTTTGCTTCTTGTGGGGGTATACTGGAAACTAGCACAAAAAAATGTTATTTTAACTATTGCATTATCTTTACAACTAGGTGGTGCCGTTGGAAATCTTATAGATAGAATTAGATTTTCCTATGTGGTAGATTTTTTGGATTTTAGAATTTGGCCTGTGTTTAATGTAGCAGATATGGCAATTGTTATCGGAGTAATTTTATTAGCTTGGCAATTATTAACTTGGCAAGAACAGGTTGGGTGA
- the ileS gene encoding isoleucine--tRNA ligase (IleRS; catalyzes the formation of isoleucyl-tRNA(Ile) from isoleucine and tRNA(Ile); since isoleucine and other amino acids such as valine are similar, there are additional editing function in this enzyme; one is involved in hydrolysis of activated valine-AMP and the other is involved in deacylation of mischarged Val-tRNA(Ile); there are two active sites, one for aminoacylation and one for editing; class-I aminoacyl-tRNA synthetase family type 1 subfamily; some organisms carry two different copies of this enzyme) translates to MAKYDESLNLPKTDFPMRANLPKREAEFLQFWDEQKIYEQVQKKNQNKPKFILHDGPPYANGSIHLGTTLNKILKDFIVKYYSMSGYDAPYVPGWDTHGLPIEQQAIKNLGLDRSKIDVVEFRNHCRDYALKYVDVQREQFKRLGVRGDWDNPYLTLAPEYEAAQIKVFGEMAKKGYIYKGLKPVYWCTDCQTALAEAEVEYGEKKSPSIFVNFPVKDGKGILPEDNTYVMIWTTTPWTLAANVAIALHPQFKYVLVETEKGKFLLARELVKSVMEKVELEYTVLQEFDGNDLELIVCSNPLLERDSLVILGDHVTLEQGTGCVHTAPGHGLEDYQVGQKYDLPIISPVNDKGVFTDEARQFSGMYYDKANKEVTKELEEKGYLFFLEFTKHQYPHCWRCKRPVIYRATEQWFASIDGFREAALNAIREVEWIPAWGEERIYNMVADRSDWCISRQRTWGVPIPILFCLDCNKEIINDETISHIENLFREHGSNVWFERTPKELLPEGFKCPHCESKAFKKETDIMDVWFDSGSSHEAVCANHPDLRWPADIYLEGSDQHRGWFNSSLSTAVATRGTAPYKQVLTHGYVVDEKGRKMSKSLGNGVDPLKVIEQMGADILRLWVSSADYRRDVAASPGIMKQITESYRKIRNTFRFLLSNLYDYDPEQHKVDYDNLSEVDKWALLKTHKLIDRVTKAYNKYEFHVVHHSVHNFCVVDMSSFYLDVCKDRLYTMPADHILRRSSQTVIYEVLTSLVKILMPVLAFTTEEIWSYLPKRKDDPISVQLAQYPEVNESYMDVDLETKWEKILDLREEVSKALELARQKKIIGHSLDASIQIYTDKDMVQILKGITEPLDQIFIVSSVEVKNMTDDIPEDAYKSDEVEAVIVVDKALGEKCERCWKYSEGSQEVEETLLCPRCLDVTKTI, encoded by the coding sequence ATGGCTAAATATGATGAATCTTTAAATTTACCTAAAACAGATTTTCCTATGCGTGCTAATTTGCCAAAGAGGGAAGCTGAATTTTTACAGTTTTGGGACGAGCAAAAAATATATGAACAAGTTCAGAAAAAAAATCAAAATAAGCCCAAGTTCATATTACATGATGGACCTCCCTATGCAAACGGCAGCATACATTTAGGAACTACATTAAACAAAATTCTTAAAGACTTTATTGTTAAGTATTATTCAATGTCAGGGTATGATGCTCCATATGTGCCTGGCTGGGACACTCATGGTCTGCCAATTGAGCAACAAGCTATTAAGAATTTAGGACTTGACAGAAGTAAGATAGATGTAGTTGAGTTTCGTAATCATTGTAGAGATTACGCCTTAAAATATGTTGATGTTCAAAGAGAACAATTTAAAAGGCTAGGCGTACGAGGTGATTGGGATAACCCATATCTAACTCTAGCCCCTGAATATGAGGCAGCTCAAATAAAAGTCTTTGGTGAAATGGCAAAAAAAGGATACATCTATAAAGGCTTAAAACCAGTTTACTGGTGTACTGATTGTCAAACGGCCTTAGCTGAAGCAGAAGTAGAATATGGAGAAAAGAAATCTCCTTCTATCTTTGTAAACTTCCCTGTAAAGGATGGTAAAGGCATATTACCAGAGGATAATACCTATGTGATGATTTGGACGACCACACCTTGGACTCTAGCTGCCAATGTGGCGATAGCGTTGCATCCACAATTCAAGTATGTACTCGTTGAAACCGAGAAAGGTAAATTCCTCCTAGCTAGAGAACTGGTGAAAAGTGTTATGGAAAAGGTGGAACTGGAATATACAGTTCTTCAAGAGTTTGATGGTAATGATCTTGAATTGATTGTCTGCTCCAATCCTTTACTGGAAAGGGATTCATTAGTTATTTTAGGAGATCATGTTACCTTAGAACAAGGAACAGGGTGCGTACATACTGCCCCTGGCCATGGATTAGAGGATTACCAAGTAGGACAAAAATATGATTTGCCTATAATATCTCCTGTAAATGATAAAGGAGTATTTACTGATGAGGCTAGGCAGTTTTCAGGAATGTATTATGATAAGGCAAACAAAGAAGTGACTAAGGAACTTGAGGAGAAAGGTTACTTATTCTTTCTTGAATTCACTAAACATCAGTATCCTCATTGCTGGAGATGTAAACGTCCAGTTATATATAGAGCTACTGAACAATGGTTTGCATCAATTGATGGTTTTAGGGAAGCTGCACTAAACGCTATTAGAGAAGTTGAGTGGATTCCAGCTTGGGGTGAAGAAAGAATATATAATATGGTGGCTGATAGAAGTGACTGGTGTATCTCCAGACAGAGAACATGGGGCGTGCCAATTCCCATATTATTCTGCTTAGATTGCAACAAGGAAATTATTAATGACGAAACAATTTCTCATATAGAAAATCTTTTTAGAGAACATGGTTCTAATGTTTGGTTTGAAAGAACTCCAAAGGAGTTATTACCTGAAGGCTTTAAGTGCCCACATTGTGAATCTAAAGCATTTAAGAAAGAAACAGATATCATGGATGTATGGTTCGATTCAGGCTCAAGTCATGAAGCTGTGTGTGCAAATCACCCTGACCTAAGATGGCCTGCTGATATATACTTGGAAGGTAGTGATCAGCATAGAGGTTGGTTTAATTCTTCTCTTTCCACAGCGGTGGCAACTAGAGGGACAGCACCTTATAAGCAAGTCTTAACCCATGGATATGTAGTAGATGAAAAAGGAAGAAAAATGTCTAAATCCTTGGGTAATGGAGTTGACCCACTAAAAGTTATAGAACAAATGGGAGCAGATATTCTTAGGTTGTGGGTATCATCTGCGGATTATAGACGGGATGTTGCTGCCTCACCTGGTATTATGAAACAAATAACTGAGTCTTATAGAAAGATTAGAAATACATTCCGTTTCTTATTGAGTAATTTATATGATTATGATCCAGAACAGCATAAGGTTGATTATGATAACCTTTCAGAGGTTGATAAATGGGCATTACTTAAAACCCATAAGTTAATTGATAGAGTTACAAAGGCCTATAACAAGTATGAGTTCCATGTTGTTCATCATAGTGTTCACAATTTTTGTGTGGTCGACATGAGTTCTTTTTACCTAGATGTATGTAAAGATAGACTTTATACAATGCCAGCAGACCATATTTTAAGAAGGTCAAGCCAGACGGTTATTTATGAAGTCCTCACGTCACTTGTCAAGATTTTGATGCCAGTACTTGCATTTACAACTGAAGAAATATGGAGCTATCTGCCTAAACGGAAAGATGACCCAATAAGTGTGCAACTAGCCCAATATCCAGAAGTAAATGAGAGTTATATGGATGTAGACTTAGAAACCAAGTGGGAAAAAATATTGGACTTACGTGAAGAGGTTTCAAAAGCTTTGGAGTTGGCTAGGCAGAAAAAAATAATTGGCCATTCGCTTGATGCTAGTATTCAAATCTATACAGATAAAGATATGGTTCAAATTCTTAAGGGCATTACAGAACCGTTAGATCAAATATTTATTGTTTCTAGTGTAGAAGTTAAAAACATGACAGATGACATTCCTGAGGATGCATACAAATCCGATGAAGTAGAAGCTGTTATCGTTGTGGATAAAGCATTAGGAGAAAAATGTGAAAGATGTTGGAAATATAGTGAAGGATCACAAGAAGTTGAGGAGACTCTATTGTGTCCAAGATGTCTTGATGTGACGAAAACTATCTAG
- a CDS encoding UDP-N-acetylglucosamine 1-carboxyvinyltransferase (adds enolpyruvyl to UDP-N-acetylglucosamine as a component of cell wall formation; gram-positive bacteria have 2 copies of MurA which are active) has protein sequence MGGKELSGTIKVSGSKNAVLPIMAASLLSSKEVILHDVPDISDVQEMLKMLEILGANLKREGKVHIIDTSNVQPQELSETLVRKIRASSLFMGPMLGKFGSIRVAYPGGCNIGSRPIDLHLKGFEKLNAIIKEKHGFIEANGSNLKGESIYLDFPSVGATQNLMMAACLIPGETIIKNCAREPEVVDLQNFLNFMGAKIRGAGTDTIKITGVKKLGSVEHYLIPDRIEAGTHMIAAAATGGDVVIENVIAEHLVPLTSKLRDAGCQIDEGDYQIRVRGNKELKPLDIRTLPYPGFPTDLQPQMMVLLMLGQGTSVIVENIFENRFKHVDEFRRLGAEIKVEGRIAIVKGVKKLTGAFVEATDLRAAGALVLAGLVSEEATVIENIHYLDRGYENFERKYNDLGAKIIRVNNSLSS, from the coding sequence ATGGGGGGTAAAGAACTTTCCGGAACAATAAAGGTTAGTGGGTCAAAAAACGCAGTTTTACCAATAATGGCTGCGAGTCTTTTATCCAGCAAGGAAGTAATACTACATGATGTCCCAGATATTTCAGATGTGCAGGAAATGCTTAAAATGTTAGAGATTTTGGGTGCAAACCTAAAGAGAGAAGGCAAGGTACATATTATAGATACCTCCAACGTACAGCCCCAAGAATTATCTGAAACGCTTGTGAGAAAAATACGTGCTTCTAGCTTATTTATGGGACCTATGTTAGGCAAGTTCGGTTCTATAAGAGTAGCTTATCCAGGTGGATGTAATATTGGCTCAAGACCAATAGATTTGCATCTGAAAGGGTTTGAAAAATTAAACGCAATTATTAAGGAAAAACATGGTTTTATCGAAGCCAACGGCTCAAATTTAAAAGGAGAAAGTATTTACCTAGACTTTCCAAGTGTAGGTGCCACTCAGAACCTAATGATGGCAGCATGTTTAATACCAGGAGAAACAATAATAAAAAATTGTGCTAGAGAACCTGAGGTTGTGGACTTACAAAATTTTTTAAACTTTATGGGGGCAAAAATACGTGGAGCAGGAACAGACACTATAAAAATAACTGGAGTTAAGAAGCTTGGCTCAGTAGAACATTACCTTATTCCTGACAGAATTGAAGCAGGTACACATATGATAGCTGCAGCTGCAACAGGTGGAGATGTTGTGATTGAAAATGTGATAGCTGAACATTTAGTTCCTCTTACTAGTAAACTTAGAGATGCGGGGTGTCAAATAGATGAAGGAGACTACCAAATAAGGGTAAGGGGAAATAAAGAGTTAAAACCATTAGATATTAGAACATTACCTTATCCAGGTTTTCCTACAGACTTACAACCTCAAATGATGGTGCTCCTAATGCTTGGTCAGGGCACTTCAGTAATAGTAGAAAACATTTTTGAAAATAGGTTTAAACATGTTGATGAATTTAGAAGGCTTGGTGCAGAAATAAAAGTTGAAGGTAGAATTGCAATTGTTAAGGGAGTTAAAAAATTAACTGGTGCTTTTGTAGAGGCCACAGACTTAAGAGCTGCAGGAGCATTAGTCTTGGCAGGTCTCGTCTCAGAAGAAGCTACAGTTATAGAAAATATTCATTATTTGGACAGAGGCTATGAGAACTTTGAAAGAAAGTACAACGATCTAGGCGCCAAAATAATAAGAGTCAACAACTCTCTTAGCAGCTAA